The following coding sequences are from one Luteimonas sp. S4-F44 window:
- a CDS encoding C40 family peptidase codes for MTTTDASLNGAGASRSLLRNTSAALLLALATAPAFAGPGLAADSADQFDQTTSVAKAIVTPAAQLQQPQMLLASDINQLIAMEVDKPVQVADGRVESLLKRALTLLGTPYRWGGSSPDSGFDCSGLVGYVFRTALGIELPRVSREMAQNGERIDRTSLTAGDLVFFGRRGNRIDHVGIYLGEGRFVHAPRSGKDVMVSDLDSGYWATRFQVARRVSGV; via the coding sequence GTGACGACGACAGACGCGTCCTTGAATGGCGCTGGCGCCTCCCGCAGCCTCCTTCGCAACACCTCCGCCGCGCTGCTGCTTGCGCTGGCGACCGCCCCGGCATTCGCAGGCCCTGGCCTGGCCGCCGACTCAGCGGATCAGTTCGATCAGACCACGTCAGTCGCAAAGGCGATCGTCACACCCGCCGCCCAGTTGCAGCAGCCACAGATGCTCCTGGCCAGCGACATCAACCAACTCATCGCGATGGAAGTCGACAAGCCGGTGCAGGTCGCCGACGGACGGGTCGAATCCCTGCTCAAGCGCGCACTCACCCTGCTCGGCACGCCCTACCGCTGGGGTGGTTCCAGTCCCGACAGCGGTTTCGACTGCAGCGGCCTGGTCGGCTACGTCTTCCGCACCGCCCTGGGCATCGAACTGCCGCGCGTGTCGCGCGAAATGGCCCAGAACGGCGAACGCATCGATCGCACCTCGCTGACTGCCGGCGACTTGGTCTTCTTCGGCCGCCGCGGCAACCGCATCGACCACGTCGGCATCTACCTGGGCGAAGGCCGCTTCGTCCACGCCCCGCGCAGCGGCAAGGACGTCATGGTCTCCGACCTCGACTCCGGCTACTGGGCCACCCGCTTCCAGGTCGCCCGCCGCGTCTCCGGCGTCTGA
- a CDS encoding sensor domain-containing protein, whose amino-acid sequence MNTQGLPQSIPEYLDHLRRALAGADPALVQDALYDAEEYLRSELAEHPGRSEAEVIAAVASSYGAPDEVADIYRDTEVKVQTALRPPAPAPRSSLAGRFFGVAADPRTWSSLFYMLLSLATGIFYFLWVLLGLSISGSLVIVLVGIPLLILFLGSVRVLSLVEGRLVEVMLGERMPRRPLYAARGRSWAGRIADMFTDARTWSTLLYMLLMLPLGIVYFTLVVTLISASLPLIAAPLSLLPGLNLNVWIGGIDVPRQAPFLLPLLSAIGVLLLFGTLHLCRGIGHLHGAIAKQLLVRTAQY is encoded by the coding sequence ATGAACACCCAAGGTCTGCCGCAAAGCATCCCCGAGTACCTGGACCATCTACGCCGCGCGCTGGCCGGCGCCGACCCGGCGCTGGTGCAGGACGCGCTGTACGACGCCGAGGAGTACCTGCGCTCGGAACTGGCCGAGCATCCGGGCCGCAGCGAGGCCGAGGTGATCGCCGCGGTCGCCTCGAGCTACGGCGCGCCCGACGAGGTGGCCGACATCTACCGCGACACCGAGGTCAAGGTGCAGACCGCGCTGCGGCCGCCGGCGCCGGCGCCGCGCAGCTCGCTGGCCGGTCGCTTCTTCGGGGTCGCCGCCGATCCGCGGACGTGGTCGTCGCTGTTCTACATGCTGTTGTCGTTGGCGACCGGCATCTTCTACTTCCTGTGGGTACTGCTGGGCCTGTCGATCTCAGGCAGCCTGGTCATTGTGCTGGTCGGCATTCCGCTGCTGATCCTGTTCCTGGGCTCGGTGCGGGTGCTGTCGCTGGTGGAGGGCCGGCTGGTCGAGGTCATGCTTGGCGAACGCATGCCGCGCCGGCCGCTGTACGCGGCCCGCGGCCGCAGCTGGGCCGGCCGCATCGCCGACATGTTCACTGACGCGCGGACCTGGAGCACGCTGTTGTACATGCTGCTGATGCTGCCGCTGGGCATCGTCTACTTCACGCTGGTGGTGACCTTGATCAGCGCGTCCTTGCCGCTGATCGCCGCCCCGCTATCGCTGCTGCCCGGTTTGAATCTGAACGTCTGGATCGGGGGCATCGACGTGCCGAGACAGGCCCCGTTCCTGCTGCCGCTGTTGTCGGCCATCGGCGTGCTGCTGCTGTTCGGCACCCTGCACCTGTGCCGCGGTATCGGCCATCTGCATGGCGCGATCGCCAAGCAGTTGCTGGTGCGTACCGCCCAATACTGA
- a CDS encoding PadR family transcriptional regulator, producing the protein MTGSDDADDAGLRKFQKELSAGTVSLALLAVLAGSAEPMYGYQIAKRLERLDGVLAGKQSALYPVLRNLGAAGLLDSHVAPSDAGPPRRYYRITEAGRTTLRHWAAAWRATRDSVDAVLEGMIE; encoded by the coding sequence TTGACCGGCAGCGACGACGCGGACGACGCGGGCCTGCGCAAGTTCCAGAAGGAACTGAGCGCAGGCACGGTCTCGCTCGCGCTGCTGGCGGTCCTGGCCGGCAGTGCCGAGCCGATGTACGGCTACCAGATCGCCAAGCGGCTTGAACGGCTCGACGGCGTGCTTGCCGGCAAGCAGAGCGCGCTGTATCCGGTGCTGCGCAATCTCGGCGCCGCGGGGCTGCTCGACAGCCACGTCGCGCCCTCGGATGCCGGGCCGCCGCGTCGCTACTACCGCATCACCGAGGCAGGGCGGACGACCCTGCGCCATTGGGCCGCCGCCTGGCGCGCCACCCGCGATTCCGTCGACGCCGTCCTGGAGGGGATGATCGAATGA
- a CDS encoding peptidylprolyl isomerase → MRLPPSRLRRPVAACAAALALLIAGCASTPAPGVADTRAADPRSTQDLLDASTPADWRTPDPQDTLYLDLETGRVIIELAPDFAPAHVANLRTLAREGFWDGLTLYRAQDNFVVQFGDIVEDGAPGKPIGSARAHLPAEFDRPAAGVAFHALPDRDGWAAQTGFAAGFPAARDADAQAGRGGRAWLAHCYGTLGAGRDTAPDSSNGTELYVVTGQSPRQLDRNITVVGRVLQGMELLSVLPRGTGPLGFYTDPAQRTPIRAVRLASELPPAQRTPLEVLRTDTPLFDAVVESRRNRRDAWYLHPAGHIDLCNITVPVRTPVAQR, encoded by the coding sequence ATGCGCCTGCCCCCGTCCCGATTGCGCCGTCCCGTCGCCGCCTGCGCTGCTGCGCTCGCACTGCTGATCGCCGGCTGCGCCAGCACGCCAGCACCCGGCGTCGCAGACACACGCGCGGCCGACCCGCGCTCGACCCAGGATCTGCTCGACGCCTCGACGCCCGCGGACTGGCGCACCCCCGACCCGCAGGACACGCTGTATCTCGACCTGGAGACCGGTCGAGTGATCATCGAACTGGCGCCCGACTTCGCGCCCGCGCACGTGGCCAACCTGCGCACGCTGGCACGCGAGGGCTTCTGGGACGGCCTGACGCTCTACCGCGCGCAGGACAACTTCGTCGTGCAGTTCGGCGACATCGTCGAGGACGGTGCCCCGGGCAAGCCGATCGGCAGCGCACGCGCGCACCTGCCGGCGGAGTTCGACCGCCCGGCCGCGGGGGTGGCCTTCCACGCCCTGCCCGACCGCGACGGCTGGGCGGCGCAGACCGGATTCGCCGCCGGCTTCCCGGCCGCGCGCGACGCCGACGCGCAGGCCGGCCGCGGTGGGCGCGCCTGGCTCGCGCACTGCTACGGCACGCTCGGCGCCGGCCGCGACACCGCGCCCGACTCGAGCAACGGCACCGAGCTCTATGTCGTCACCGGCCAGTCACCGCGCCAGCTCGACCGCAACATCACCGTCGTCGGCCGCGTGCTGCAAGGCATGGAACTGCTGAGCGTGCTGCCGCGCGGCACCGGTCCGCTGGGGTTCTACACCGACCCGGCGCAGCGCACGCCCATCCGTGCGGTGCGCCTGGCCTCGGAATTGCCGCCCGCGCAGCGCACACCGCTTGAGGTGTTGCGCACTGACACGCCCCTGTTTGATGCGGTGGTCGAATCGCGCCGCAACCGCCGCGACGCCTGGTACCTGCATCCGGCCGGGCATATCGACCTGTGCAACATCACGGTGCCAGTCCGCACGCCCGTAGCACAGCGCTGA
- a CDS encoding DeoR/GlpR family DNA-binding transcription regulator: protein MTTSGDALPQERQQTILRRLAAEGRVVAIDLATEFGVSEDSIRRDLRELAARGLCRRVYGGALPPTPDFPPLPRRHHEHAAGKRALAIAAVAAARIRPGQMLLLDAGSTNSAIAAALPERQALTVATNAPDIAQALMARDGFEVLLIGGRIDPRSGAALGAQAMAQLRDLRADLCFPGACAIDADHGLWSVDGEQARFKRLMIESSGEAIVVATNAKLGTQAAHRVAALEAIATLVVEHDASPAQQARFGARGITVHVAAPP, encoded by the coding sequence ATGACCACGTCCGGCGACGCGCTGCCACAGGAGCGCCAGCAGACGATCCTGCGCCGGCTCGCGGCCGAGGGGCGGGTCGTGGCGATTGATCTGGCGACCGAGTTCGGCGTGTCGGAAGATTCAATCCGCCGCGACCTGCGCGAACTCGCCGCGCGGGGCCTGTGCCGACGCGTCTACGGCGGTGCGCTGCCGCCGACGCCTGACTTCCCGCCGCTGCCCCGCCGGCATCACGAACACGCGGCGGGCAAGCGCGCGCTCGCGATCGCCGCCGTGGCGGCCGCGCGCATTCGACCCGGCCAGATGCTGCTGCTCGACGCCGGGTCCACGAACAGCGCGATCGCAGCCGCATTACCCGAGCGCCAGGCGCTGACCGTCGCGACCAATGCCCCCGACATCGCCCAGGCGCTGATGGCCCGCGACGGCTTCGAGGTTCTGCTGATCGGCGGTCGGATCGATCCGCGCAGCGGCGCGGCGCTCGGCGCGCAGGCGATGGCGCAGCTGCGCGACCTGCGCGCCGACCTGTGCTTCCCTGGCGCCTGCGCGATTGATGCCGACCACGGCCTGTGGAGCGTCGACGGTGAGCAGGCCCGCTTCAAGCGCCTGATGATCGAGTCCAGCGGCGAGGCCATCGTGGTGGCGACCAACGCCAAACTCGGCACCCAGGCCGCGCACCGTGTCGCGGCACTCGAAGCGATCGCAACGCTGGTCGTCGAACACGATGCATCGCCCGCGCAACAAGCGCGCTTCGGCGCACGCGGCATCACGGTGCATGTCGCCGCGCCCCCTTGA
- a CDS encoding MFS transporter, which produces MSVPTSSPRAQQYATRAAFFIPGFAIAAWAPIVPFAKARTGLDEASLGLVLLCLGTGSLLAMPAAGALAARQGCKRVMVAALLLICITLPTLTLAGTPWLLAAALAAFGAGIGAMDCAMNLQAVAVERDAARPMMSGFHAFYSIGGFVGAAGTTALLSAGLAPWLATGLVALIVLALYAPSARHWRSERVARDTAAFAWPRGVVAFIGVLCFVAFLVEGSMLDWSAVFLHEVRGVQAARAGLGFVVFSLAMTIARLLGDGLVRRLGDRRAVVLSALCACVGLGIATLVPSGAIALAGYALVGVGCANVVPVMFSMAGRQTTMPEAQAIPAISTLGYAGVLAGPALIGFAAQATGLVVAFLGVAAAMAGVALSMRWLRV; this is translated from the coding sequence ATGTCCGTCCCGACCTCTTCTCCCCGCGCGCAGCAGTATGCGACGCGCGCCGCGTTCTTCATTCCTGGGTTTGCCATTGCCGCCTGGGCGCCGATCGTGCCCTTCGCCAAGGCCCGGACCGGCCTTGATGAGGCCTCGCTCGGGCTGGTGCTGCTGTGCCTGGGCACCGGTTCGCTGCTGGCAATGCCGGCCGCCGGTGCGCTCGCCGCGCGGCAGGGCTGCAAGCGCGTCATGGTGGCCGCGCTGCTGTTGATCTGCATCACGCTGCCGACGCTCACGCTGGCCGGGACGCCATGGCTGCTGGCGGCTGCGCTGGCAGCATTCGGTGCCGGCATCGGCGCGATGGACTGCGCGATGAATCTGCAGGCGGTGGCGGTCGAACGCGACGCCGCACGCCCGATGATGTCGGGCTTTCATGCGTTCTACAGCATCGGCGGTTTTGTCGGCGCCGCCGGCACGACCGCATTGCTGAGCGCGGGCCTGGCGCCGTGGCTGGCGACGGGTCTGGTCGCGTTGATCGTGTTGGCGCTGTATGCGCCGTCGGCCCGGCACTGGCGCAGCGAACGGGTGGCGCGCGACACCGCCGCGTTCGCGTGGCCGCGCGGCGTGGTCGCCTTCATCGGTGTGCTGTGTTTCGTCGCGTTCCTGGTCGAGGGGTCCATGCTCGACTGGAGCGCGGTGTTCCTGCACGAAGTCCGCGGCGTGCAGGCCGCACGCGCCGGGCTCGGCTTCGTCGTGTTCTCGCTGGCGATGACGATCGCACGACTGCTCGGCGACGGGCTCGTCCGCCGCCTGGGCGACCGGCGCGCGGTCGTGCTCAGTGCACTGTGCGCGTGCGTGGGTCTGGGCATCGCCACGCTGGTACCCAGCGGGGCGATCGCGCTGGCCGGCTACGCGCTGGTGGGCGTGGGCTGCGCCAATGTCGTGCCGGTGATGTTCTCGATGGCCGGACGGCAGACGACCATGCCCGAGGCGCAGGCGATCCCGGCGATCAGCACGCTCGGCTATGCCGGCGTGCTCGCAGGTCCGGCGTTGATCGGGTTCGCCGCGCAGGCGACCGGACTGGTCGTCGCGTTCCTCGGCGTCGCCGCAGCGATGGCCGGTGTCGCGCTGTCGATGCGCTGGCTGCGCGTCTGA